A genomic window from Herbiconiux aconitum includes:
- a CDS encoding ThuA domain-containing protein, whose product MRSRLVASLAALAMVATGVLATAGAASASTTTVTGAPQAAPAAVEPDFKALVFSKTAGFRHGSIPAGIAAIQKLGQENNFAVDTTEDGASFTEENLAQYDLVIWLSTTGDVLSAEQQGAFEDYIENGGGYAGVHAASDTEYDWAWYGELVGAYFSGHPAEQNATVKVEDHAHPSTEHLGDSWTRFDEWYNFRTNPRTNVHVLASLDEKSYTGGTMGIDHPTAWCQNYDGGRSWYTGGGHTDASYSDPAFLSHLLGGIKTAAGAENADCSATQSDSYELVPLDTDTGNPMAMDIASDSTVFYAERNGRVQRIDPVSLQTSTALTLPVTQANEDGLLGIALDPDFDTNNWVYVYWAPSDVGSDGPHNRISRYTYDPAAKTFDPASQKAVLKVTTQRNTCCHAGGDMLFDNDGNLVLALGDNTNPFESDGYAPIDERAGRQDYDASRSAGNSNDLRGKILRITPTDEGSYTVPEGNLFPEADDSAGKTRPEIYAMGFRNPFRIGLDPYTNNLLVADYGPDAGSANANRGPGGTVEWNIVKQPGNYGWPFCVGIKCYNDYNFSTQASGPAFNPAAVVNNSPNNTGLTTLPPVIVPEWWTENGTTAIYQEIGNSGAPMGGPVYQYDASNPSETKWPEYWDGKALFAEWNSGRMFSFQLNEDTSDTVGRHSKIQDINRILPDIFDPSKGFSKSMDFEFGPDGALYIIDWGSDFGGNTANSGVYRVDYVQANPSPIARASADVTNGPGPSLDVQFSSEGTRHPISKPFTIEWDFGDGSPTTTEPDPAHTYAQNGDYTARLTATDEDGKTAIANVRIVVGNATPQVSIEFPENGGFFTWGDDVSYKVTVTDPDANAPIDCENVKLIPALGHDSHNHDFGEIHGCEGSFPTARDAGHGLEANLFWVVNANYTDDGGAVGVPQTGYATTVLNSTHMEAEYFDQTGRVNGTGGADDGVKTESTGDSAGGGRNVSNVETGDWWSYNPVNLKGMDSVTLRLAKGFAGDANIAVRWNDPVDGQLLGNIPFTPTLKNGSPDWQTYSDFTVEFDGGLPTETGTVYFVLTQGGANVNYMTWGGDGVDSNSPPAVTLGVSPKSGTAPLVVDATVDATDPEGTALSYRWDAGLGGGFVDGDAAEQFVYDQPGSYEVRVRVYDEQGSYTEKSQTITVNVAGENLCLAGRSDGFDGTTLDTSRWNRIVRPNQDARVEDGHLVIPASKTDIYGAGAGTVPNITLQDLPSGAWQATAKVTFEARVQYQQAGLIVYGDDDNYAKFVLQGRAGTSDAAQRIFQYVREEAGTPNEVAASNTANLGVDFPDTFFVRMTSDGTNLNASYSADGASYTAMSETKPLAGIVNPRIGLVAFANSGSPMDVIDAQFDWFQITPDDTAVAATPNDEFDGSALDGCRWQVVNEQPEGYRVSDGALRIDTTPNDIYGGDTGVPNFVVQNQPEGDDWVIETKVDASDLDRSYQQGGLIAYGDDDNYVKLDILATNAAGSAIARNLEIRSEIGATVQDPQPNAPAPADGIVWLRLAKSGDVFTGWSSTDGTTWTQITETVTNAGLDGARVGLYALGNANQGQVSNTAVFDYFHVVEAEEPEEPVTVSATVAPTDPNGLANWYTQAVTVTVESQGGGTSTVYREYNLDGSGWLEYTHPVQVTTDGSHTVQYRASAPGSTSEVGSVSFKIDATAPSASANLAVDGDARTVAITATDATSTVDAIEYRIGDGAWTDYTAPVAVDGTAQTVHYQVTDVAGNPSAEGTLEVPAVPVDPEEPTLTVEVTLDPATANGLGGWYTTGVTLTAVGTTSDDEGTATVEYSTDGTTFAPLGASTVLSAEGETTVSVRATDGEGHYSATVQRLVKIDTVVPAATGSAESRTVTLAGTDATSGVARVEYRLSGDAADVWRSYTAPVAVAGTEASTVTFRAVDVAGNVGATGTVEVAATEQPEPTPTVVVDDRNVKQGELITVTGTGFAPETELAVWLYSEPLQIGTVTTDADGGFSYALQVPAGFEVGEHHVVIRIGDVELARSLAITVTAAAVDPGPGNPGGPTPGNPGGGGGNGAGNGSGSGSGGGLANTGADSWQNLVPLAIILLVGGLGGLLLLNRRRANGSAE is encoded by the coding sequence GTGAGGTCGCGACTCGTCGCGTCACTTGCGGCACTCGCCATGGTCGCCACCGGCGTCCTGGCCACCGCCGGCGCGGCATCCGCGTCGACCACGACGGTTACCGGAGCGCCGCAGGCGGCGCCGGCCGCAGTCGAGCCCGACTTCAAGGCGCTCGTCTTCTCGAAGACCGCCGGATTCCGGCACGGCTCGATCCCCGCGGGTATCGCGGCGATCCAGAAGCTGGGTCAGGAGAACAACTTCGCGGTCGACACGACCGAAGACGGCGCGTCGTTCACCGAGGAGAACCTCGCGCAGTACGACCTGGTCATCTGGCTCTCGACCACCGGTGACGTGCTGAGCGCCGAGCAGCAGGGCGCCTTCGAGGACTACATCGAGAACGGTGGCGGCTACGCGGGCGTGCACGCCGCATCCGACACCGAGTACGACTGGGCGTGGTACGGCGAGCTCGTCGGTGCGTACTTCAGCGGTCACCCGGCCGAGCAGAACGCCACGGTGAAGGTCGAAGACCACGCGCACCCCAGCACCGAGCACCTCGGTGACAGCTGGACGCGCTTCGACGAGTGGTACAACTTCCGCACCAACCCCCGCACCAACGTGCACGTTCTGGCGTCGCTCGACGAGAAGTCGTACACCGGCGGCACGATGGGCATCGACCACCCCACCGCCTGGTGCCAGAACTACGACGGCGGGCGCTCCTGGTACACCGGTGGTGGCCACACGGATGCCTCCTACAGCGACCCCGCCTTCCTCTCGCACCTGCTCGGCGGCATCAAGACCGCTGCCGGCGCGGAGAACGCCGACTGCAGCGCCACGCAGAGCGACAGCTACGAGCTCGTTCCGCTCGACACCGACACCGGCAACCCGATGGCCATGGACATCGCGAGCGACTCGACGGTCTTCTACGCCGAGCGCAACGGCCGCGTGCAGCGCATCGACCCGGTGTCGCTCCAGACCTCGACCGCCCTCACCCTCCCGGTGACGCAGGCGAACGAAGACGGCCTGCTCGGCATCGCGCTCGACCCCGACTTCGACACCAACAACTGGGTGTACGTCTACTGGGCTCCGTCTGACGTGGGCTCCGACGGACCGCACAACCGCATCTCGCGCTACACCTACGACCCGGCGGCCAAGACCTTCGACCCGGCCAGCCAGAAGGCCGTACTGAAGGTCACCACGCAGCGCAACACCTGCTGCCACGCGGGCGGCGACATGCTGTTCGACAACGACGGCAACCTCGTGCTCGCGCTCGGTGACAACACCAACCCCTTCGAGTCCGACGGCTACGCGCCGATCGACGAGCGGGCCGGTCGTCAGGACTACGACGCTTCACGGAGCGCCGGCAACTCCAACGACCTGCGCGGCAAGATCCTGCGGATCACGCCGACCGACGAGGGCAGCTACACGGTGCCCGAGGGCAACCTCTTCCCGGAGGCCGACGACTCGGCCGGCAAGACCCGGCCCGAGATCTACGCCATGGGCTTCCGCAACCCGTTCCGCATCGGTCTCGACCCCTACACGAACAACCTGCTCGTGGCCGACTACGGTCCCGACGCCGGCTCCGCCAACGCCAATCGCGGCCCCGGCGGCACCGTCGAGTGGAACATCGTGAAGCAGCCCGGCAACTACGGCTGGCCGTTCTGCGTGGGCATCAAGTGCTACAACGACTACAACTTCAGCACCCAGGCCTCCGGCCCCGCGTTCAACCCGGCCGCGGTCGTGAACAACAGCCCGAACAACACGGGCCTCACGACTCTTCCGCCGGTGATCGTGCCGGAGTGGTGGACCGAGAACGGCACCACCGCCATCTACCAGGAGATCGGCAACAGCGGCGCGCCCATGGGCGGACCGGTGTACCAGTACGACGCCTCCAACCCGTCCGAGACCAAGTGGCCGGAGTACTGGGACGGCAAGGCCCTCTTCGCCGAGTGGAACTCGGGGCGGATGTTCTCGTTCCAGCTGAACGAAGACACCTCCGACACCGTGGGTCGCCACTCGAAGATCCAGGACATCAACCGCATCCTGCCCGACATCTTCGACCCGTCGAAGGGCTTCAGCAAGTCGATGGACTTCGAGTTCGGCCCCGACGGCGCGCTCTACATCATCGACTGGGGATCGGACTTCGGCGGCAACACGGCGAACTCCGGTGTCTACCGCGTGGACTACGTGCAGGCCAATCCCTCACCGATCGCCCGCGCATCCGCTGATGTGACGAACGGCCCCGGACCTTCGCTCGACGTGCAGTTCTCGTCTGAGGGCACGCGTCACCCGATCTCCAAGCCGTTCACCATCGAGTGGGACTTCGGAGACGGATCGCCGACCACCACCGAGCCCGACCCCGCCCACACCTACGCCCAGAACGGCGACTACACCGCCCGCCTGACCGCGACGGATGAAGACGGCAAGACCGCGATCGCCAACGTGCGCATCGTGGTGGGCAACGCGACCCCGCAGGTCTCGATCGAGTTCCCGGAGAACGGCGGATTCTTCACCTGGGGAGACGACGTCTCCTACAAGGTGACGGTCACCGACCCGGATGCGAACGCACCGATCGACTGCGAGAACGTGAAGCTCATCCCGGCTCTCGGCCACGACTCCCACAACCACGACTTCGGAGAGATCCACGGTTGTGAAGGGAGCTTCCCGACAGCTCGCGACGCCGGCCACGGCCTCGAAGCGAACCTGTTCTGGGTGGTCAACGCCAACTACACCGACGACGGCGGCGCCGTGGGCGTGCCGCAGACCGGCTACGCCACCACGGTGCTGAACTCCACCCACATGGAGGCCGAGTACTTCGACCAGACCGGTCGGGTGAACGGCACCGGTGGCGCGGATGACGGCGTGAAGACCGAATCCACGGGCGACAGCGCCGGTGGCGGACGCAACGTCAGCAACGTCGAGACCGGTGACTGGTGGTCGTACAACCCCGTCAACCTGAAGGGCATGGACAGCGTCACGCTGCGCCTGGCCAAGGGCTTCGCGGGTGATGCGAACATCGCGGTGCGCTGGAACGACCCGGTCGACGGGCAGCTGCTCGGGAACATCCCGTTCACGCCGACCCTGAAGAACGGCAGCCCCGACTGGCAGACCTACTCGGACTTCACAGTGGAGTTCGATGGCGGATTGCCGACCGAGACGGGCACGGTCTACTTCGTGCTCACCCAGGGTGGAGCCAACGTCAACTACATGACCTGGGGTGGTGACGGTGTCGATTCCAACTCGCCGCCGGCCGTCACGCTGGGCGTTTCGCCGAAGTCGGGCACCGCGCCCCTCGTCGTCGACGCCACGGTCGACGCGACCGATCCGGAGGGCACCGCGCTCAGCTACCGCTGGGATGCCGGTCTCGGCGGCGGCTTCGTCGACGGTGACGCTGCGGAGCAGTTCGTCTACGACCAGCCGGGCAGCTACGAGGTGCGCGTGCGGGTCTACGACGAGCAGGGCTCCTACACCGAGAAGAGCCAGACGATCACGGTGAACGTGGCAGGCGAGAACCTGTGCCTGGCCGGTCGCTCCGACGGCTTCGACGGAACCACGCTCGACACGAGCCGCTGGAACCGCATCGTGCGGCCCAACCAGGACGCGCGAGTCGAAGACGGGCATCTGGTGATCCCGGCCTCCAAGACCGACATCTACGGTGCCGGAGCGGGAACCGTTCCGAACATCACGCTGCAGGATCTGCCCTCGGGCGCTTGGCAGGCCACCGCGAAGGTGACCTTCGAAGCCCGCGTGCAATACCAGCAGGCCGGTCTGATCGTGTACGGCGACGACGACAACTACGCCAAGTTCGTGCTCCAGGGCCGAGCAGGCACGTCGGATGCCGCGCAGCGGATCTTCCAGTACGTGCGTGAAGAAGCGGGAACCCCGAACGAGGTCGCGGCGTCGAACACCGCGAACCTGGGCGTGGACTTCCCCGACACCTTCTTCGTGCGGATGACCAGTGACGGAACGAACCTGAACGCCTCCTACTCGGCCGACGGTGCGTCCTACACGGCGATGAGCGAGACGAAGCCGCTGGCCGGCATCGTCAACCCGCGCATCGGTCTGGTCGCCTTCGCGAACAGCGGTTCGCCGATGGACGTGATCGACGCCCAGTTCGACTGGTTCCAGATCACGCCGGATGACACCGCCGTGGCCGCGACGCCGAACGACGAGTTCGACGGCAGCGCGCTCGACGGCTGCCGCTGGCAGGTCGTGAACGAGCAGCCTGAGGGCTACCGCGTCAGCGATGGCGCACTGCGGATCGACACCACGCCGAACGACATCTACGGTGGCGACACCGGAGTGCCGAACTTCGTGGTGCAGAACCAGCCCGAGGGCGACGACTGGGTGATCGAGACGAAGGTCGACGCATCCGACCTCGATCGCAGCTACCAGCAGGGCGGCCTGATCGCGTACGGCGACGACGACAACTACGTCAAGCTGGACATCCTGGCCACCAACGCGGCCGGATCGGCGATCGCACGCAACCTCGAGATCCGGAGCGAGATCGGGGCCACGGTGCAGGACCCGCAGCCGAACGCTCCGGCACCGGCCGACGGCATCGTCTGGCTCCGCCTGGCGAAGTCGGGTGACGTGTTCACCGGCTGGTCGAGCACCGACGGCACCACCTGGACGCAGATCACCGAGACGGTGACCAACGCCGGCCTCGACGGCGCCCGAGTGGGTCTGTACGCACTCGGCAACGCCAACCAGGGCCAGGTCTCGAACACCGCGGTCTTCGACTACTTCCACGTGGTCGAAGCCGAGGAGCCCGAGGAGCCCGTCACGGTCAGCGCGACCGTCGCGCCGACCGACCCGAACGGACTGGCGAACTGGTACACCCAGGCCGTCACCGTGACGGTGGAGAGCCAGGGCGGTGGCACGAGCACGGTCTACCGCGAGTACAACCTCGACGGTTCGGGCTGGCTCGAGTACACGCATCCGGTGCAGGTCACGACCGATGGTTCGCACACGGTGCAATACCGTGCGTCGGCCCCGGGTTCGACCAGTGAGGTCGGTTCGGTCTCGTTCAAGATCGACGCGACCGCACCTTCCGCCTCCGCGAACCTCGCGGTCGACGGAGATGCGCGGACGGTCGCGATCACGGCGACGGATGCGACCAGCACCGTCGACGCGATCGAGTACCGCATCGGCGACGGCGCCTGGACCGACTACACCGCGCCCGTCGCGGTGGACGGCACGGCCCAGACGGTGCACTACCAGGTGACGGATGTCGCGGGCAACCCGTCGGCGGAAGGCACCCTCGAGGTTCCGGCTGTGCCGGTCGACCCCGAGGAGCCGACGCTCACGGTCGAGGTCACTCTCGACCCGGCGACCGCCAACGGGCTGGGCGGCTGGTACACGACGGGGGTCACCCTGACCGCCGTCGGCACGACCAGCGACGACGAGGGCACCGCCACGGTCGAGTACTCGACCGACGGCACCACCTTCGCCCCGCTCGGCGCCTCCACGGTGCTGTCGGCCGAAGGCGAGACCACGGTCTCGGTGCGGGCCACCGACGGCGAGGGCCACTACTCGGCCACCGTGCAGCGACTGGTCAAGATCGACACCGTGGTGCCGGCCGCGACCGGCTCCGCCGAGTCGCGCACCGTCACCCTGGCCGGAACCGATGCCACCAGTGGTGTCGCCCGAGTCGAGTACCGGTTGAGCGGCGATGCCGCGGACGTCTGGCGCAGTTACACCGCGCCGGTGGCCGTAGCAGGCACCGAGGCGTCGACGGTCACCTTCCGGGCGGTGGATGTCGCCGGCAACGTCGGCGCCACCGGCACCGTCGAGGTCGCCGCGACCGAGCAGCCCGAACCGACGCCCACCGTCGTGGTGGACGACCGGAACGTCAAGCAGGGTGAGCTGATCACCGTGACGGGAACCGGGTTCGCCCCGGAGACCGAGCTCGCGGTGTGGCTCTACTCCGAGCCGCTGCAGATCGGCACGGTCACCACGGATGCCGACGGAGGCTTCAGCTACGCGCTGCAGGTTCCGGCCGGGTTCGAGGTGGGCGAGCACCACGTGGTGATCCGGATCGGCGACGTCGAGCTGGCGCGGAGCCTGGCCATCACGGTCACCGCCGCGGCGGTCGACCCCGGCCCCGGCAACCCGGGCGGCCCCACACCGGGTAACCCCGGAGGTGGCGGCGGCAACGGCGCCGGCAACGGTTCGGGCTCCGGCTCGGGCGGCGGCCTGGCCAACACCGGTGCTGACAGCTGGCAGAATCTGGTACCGCTGGCGATCATCCTGCTCGTCGGAGGCCTGGGAGGACTGCTCCTCCTGAACCGCCGCCGCGCGAACGGCTCCGCCGAGTAG